In Citrus sinensis cultivar Valencia sweet orange chromosome 3, DVS_A1.0, whole genome shotgun sequence, the sequence aacaagtGATAAATGGGTTAATTCGAGGAAACCCAAACCTccataaatatgtttttggtACTTCAATATCAGGTGCACAATAGACCCCATGTGCCCTAGAATTATGTAAACACAACAACTACTTTTACTTGGGAggtctttgtattttttacttaatcacttaattgacttaatttcaATCGGTTAAGTCATTacgtttatttgttttttcaactcaatgaaaattttcaatcattaagttattaagctaattttttttaactttttgctaaatttaaaaagtctaAATACTATCATTAAAAGGTATTCTCCAAAATATccatatctaattaattagtttacatccttaccaaataaaatttaataattagcattattaccCATCTCTATAACTTGTGATACTATAGTGGTAGACTACTATTATTttgtatcttttattttctttaaattagcattatttatcttcataatttttttatgaatatttttacataaaaacATCACgaactacaataaaattgatcaacattactaatttagaatataaagGGTTCTATTCAATTGAAcatgatttatattatgataatatattatctaatttaagttttttgagATGCTTATTATTTGTCTAACTTAATTTGTAAGAGcgtaaatgtaaaaaaatagttttcagattttttaagttaaaaaagatcaacttaatattatttttagcaaTTCCAACAAAAGCAAACGTATcattaagatttaaatattcagttctattcagaattcataCTAATTCAGGtttatttagatttcagaGAAAAGAACAAACGTCACCttagttaaaataaactatGATAACATCTCAGAGATATTAcgtgaaaattattttttggaggATTGTATCACAATGACTCgccttttttaaattcttgcTTTCTTTATTCCATTTGACGAGCCAATATACCAACTATATGCCTAGTCGTAGTCAAATATAGGTCAATTAACTAACTATCAATCTTACCATGAGTCACAAATGCACAACCATGAATATTTCATGTCTGTACGAGGTCTTAATTACTTACTATCTAACAACTCGTATTCCATTTGTGGAGGCAATGCATCCTGTAAGAGTTCTGTGGCTGAAGGACGATCAGATGGACTTGGAGACATTAGGCGCCTCAACAAGGATTCCTGTTCTGAAAATTTAGCTACCCATGATGGAGGAAGCTCccctttttgtttcaaatcaGATAAAACAATTTGTCTCTCCATTGCTGTACTGAAGGGGTGCCATAGCTCAAAAAAAACAATTCCTAAGCTGTACATATCAGCCTGATATAAAAGAAGTCCACAAATGTTTTATCATATAATCTTGCACGAAATGAATTATAACTATAAAGCTGAGCACGGCAAATGAATAGCATTCTGGCTGGAAAATAGCAGAAGCAAAAGCAACCAGGACCAACATTCACCTTCTCATCAATCTTTGGCCATCCTTGCTCAATTTCAGGAGCAGTGTAAAAATAGGTACCAACTTGACCAGTACCATCAACTGAAACTCCACCTGTGTCCGTAGGGAAAGCTGCATCCTGATCCAGCTGCTCCAACTTCAAGAACTTGGCTGAAGCAAAGAAAATagcaagaaaagaattttgatttgtcattttgttttcCCTTCTTGTTGGTTCAACCACATTTAGTACCCATGAATAGCTAAGTTAATTATAATGGCTATACACATGGTAAAATAGAAGAAATGTACAATATTATGTCCCATGATGTTTTCAATATTTCAACATCTAATCTTTTAGGAAGAAATAAGATCAGATTTTACGAAGAAAGACTTCAGCCCACATTCGTGGAGCGAGAAGCACATGAAATATAAGAACGACAAAAAAGTACGCTGTAAGTGAGCACAAATAGGTTTTTAAAGGTTCACaggtattattttaaaaagttgcTTCTGAAGAACAGCTGAAAAATAAGGACAATCAACTCAAATTGAAAGCGAAGGTGACAACTTGTATGAACTTATAGCAAGTTAACAAATACTACACAGGCATGAAAGCACAAATAAGATTCAAAGAATCATTAacaaagattaaaaagaaaaggcaaaaaatatttaaaatgtaatattatcaCAAggataattttcaatttccagATGAAATACTTAGTATCATATTAACAATGTACCATTAGCACATGTGCAACGCACTCCAGGTTTAAATCAGACAATCTAGCTCATTTAAAACACATTTGCAAGTGAATATGTTGGTATCACTTGGCTGCAGTACTAGCATGTTCAACAATGCAAACTGGGCAATTATCCCTCCAACAAAGTGCACTGGCACCTTCTGCtgtcaaaactcaaaaggaTAATATCAGCAGGAATATTGCCCTTTGCAATTGACACAGGTTTATTAACAATACCCATATTCAATcaccaaaaagaaattcaGGATCTTACCAAGACCGAAATCcccaattttaatatcattgcGAGCAtcaaaaaagatattatttgGGGTTAAATCCCTATGGATGATTCCTTGTCCATGTATGTGTGCCAAGCCCTCCACAATTTGGCGAAACAAATGCCATGCTAATTCTTTGTCAAAATGGTCGTATGATTCAAAAACCTGACGAAGAGTTCTTCAAGAAAGAGAAAGTGGATGAGGAGAAAGTCACAATACAACATGGCCACTACGGCTTATCAAAAGGagagtaaataaataactataaCCATTCAACAGATTTATGAAGCTGAAATGAAGAAGCAACAGATTAATTAGAATCACAAACAATTTTggaattataaagaaaaaaaattgtactaAGTGTGGTGCGTGTGTGTTCAAGAACTcattaagaaacaaaaactaGATCAAAGATCTCCTAGCATGAAATATACTATTTACCTCAAAACATTAAATTCAAGGCAAGTTTGTTCTAAATGATACATGAACTAGGATCCAATATCATATGAATACATGAAGTAATccaatatcatattttatagaaaggtGATTTTCAAGTGCCAAGTATTGCAAGTATGGACAAAGATCCAACACATGCCAATTCAACGCTCATGGCCAACAATGTGGCTCATAACACCAGTCATGAAGTGAGAGTACTTGTCCCAAGAACAAGCATGTgcagagaaaataattttttaaatcaattgttTTTCTACAGTTAATTGCACAATTTTGCTGAAACTACTGCTCTTATTTATTTCCCACCAAGGAAACATATCTTTGCaaaacacaaagaaagaaaacaatatgTGATCCAATTCTTGAGAAGAAAATAGAAGGGAATTATTGTTTCTACCTAGGGCAATATTCCATTTGAATATATAGATATGTTGATTCAAGCTTATTCTCCTGCCCGATGACATCAGCTGAGCTTGCAGCTCTGTTGCTGAATGTGGAGCTTGCCACAGTGCCAGAACCCCACATGCTGTCACCATCAAAATCAGCAACTCCTGTTTCAAACCATGCCTGGAAGTTTTTACCAGAATTATAATCATGATTTCTGTATtactaattgaataaaagccaacagaaaacaaagaaaacaaaaacggCAGGGACACAGTGATTGCCAAAACATACAGAGAGCTAACtagggaaaagaaaagtattaccTGATAGTAACGAACAACATGCTGATGCTGCAAACGTGAAAGTGTGGCTACTTCCCTGAGTACCTCACCATAGATAATGCACAAAcagattttaaaatgttaCCCAAAGAAAAGTGGAGCAAATATCAAGAGCAACAGAAAATGAAAAcccaaatataaaattaggtTCACTTGATTTTCCACTAAAAAACTATTGTACACCAAAGTTAGATAACTTGACACCATAAAATCTGCATAGTATATGATAACACAAAGAGGAAACTATttcaacattttaatttcttttggagaaaaaaaaaaaaaaaagagagccACATCGTAGTTGCATAAAATATTCCATGGTCAAGTGGTTGAAATAATGGctaaagtttttcttttttttttttctcctcccCTTGAtaggaaagagagaaaattttatagaatatTAGAAGGGAAGAAATAACACCTAAAGATTTTAATCCTGGGAACCAGAAGATGCTAAAAAGCAAGACAGATAATATTGGAGagtggaaaaatgaaattggaagataaataaataagtaaattgcAAAGGTTGGATAAATCATTAAACATGTAATTGCATCAACATTCTATTTAAAATGAgttataataaaagtaatttgaaCTGGAGTACCACTTATGGATAggaatttcaaataataataagttgtcTAAGATAAATAGAACTACCAAGAAAATGGAGTATCCTGAGGCTCAAAAGAAGATAGAAATAGATTACAAAACATTGCAAAACCTAAAATGTAGCACTAAGTTGAAATGAACAACTTTGATCTCTCTTTTGagattaaaaagtaaatttaccgtAAAATTCTGTCATTGACCGGCAAGCTTTTGTCCTTAAGGCGAATTTTTTTTACTGCATAATGTCTTCCATCCAGTTTATTTTTGCACAATACAACATGGCCAAAACCTCCATGGCCTGTTgcaatttaaaggaaaatttgtaagtaaacaaaagaaaacataaagcTATTTTTCCCATAaaatagaaaaggaaaaaagggaaaatggaaaaaatatcccacaaccaagaaaaatatttgggtcaaaacatgtcatctaaaatttaaacagtAATCTAAACTGTGCAGTAGCCAACGAAAAAGTAGCAAGCAAATGTCTAAACAAGCAATAGCATCAATTCCGGAAGGGGGGAAAAATGCATCTCTAAAAATCTCCATAAAGTGCCAAATTCTTACTATAGTGTCAACTTTCCTCTCAGTGCAATGTCTGAACTTTGGGGAAATTCTACTATTTGCAGAGAAACTTCAAATACCAGAAATCAACTTATCCATACCCAAAGAAAGCCCTAGCCACATCCATAAACGAAAGTATCTAATCCaagtttatttactttttaattttctaaaactaaataaagaaCTGAAAGGAGTGCAATACCAAGAGGTTGTAGCTCCTCAAAGTCATTAAGATATCGAGAGCTTGGGAGAGACATATTAGGGCCTCCAGAATCCACTGAAGGTTTCCAAAACTGAGATACTCTTGATGAAacctaaaaatataataaaagcgAAACAAATGTTAATCAACTTTTGATGGAAAAATCAAGTGGCAAGTGAAGCGGGTGATAAAAGAACAACAAACCATCTTCTGATGGAAAACTTGATTGAAGGTTTTGTTAAATTGAGAAGAAGGTTTGGAAGCTAAATCCCGCCCCCGTTCTGAAAAGATCTGAACCAAGTCATCAGAGAGCATTGCAGTTTAATAACAAGTAGGCagaataatattttctaaatttgtattaatcataaaaaaaaattttcaaaaaaaaaaaagaagacttTTTCCCTGTATAGTACATATCAAATTACATACACCTAGATTGTACAGCTCAGTGGCGATCTGTGGCAAAGCATCTGTCAATGACCCTGTAGACTGACAAGCAAGCCGAAGAAGATGAACCTAATGTAAGATAAGCAAATACTCAGTCCAGAACTTCGATTAATTTCAGCATGTTGTAAGGGTGTGTAAGAGTGCATGGAAAGTTTACCAGTATTAGATCTTTTTCAATATCTTGAGATGCTTGATCTTGACCTAAGGatgcaaaagaaaatgactcTAAACGGTCAATCTCAGTATCACCACCATCATTATTGGATCCATGGTCCTGAAGAAGACTGTCCTGTGAGAATGAAGATTATCACAATAATGGCCTTCAAAATAACAAATGCACATTCCTGGAAATTGTAAAAACATGGAGAAAGCTTTAAGTAGCCATAACATATTAGACATTCAATGTGGCTTGGTCAAAACGAAAATGAAGCTTGTCACTTTGAGCAGCACACTGGTTTTGTGGAATGATATGCTTCAGATGTGCCAAAAAACAGTGATTCATTTGAtggtttatattttaatttaatccaagctcaacaaaatttcataatgcagtatcaatttttctttgatcATCTTTTAATACAAAACTTCAACACTAGAAAAGCAAGAATTTCGGACTTTCTTTCGAAAGgatccttttcttttctttttttttaataggacTTCTATTGTAGCATTGTATGAGTGGACATATTATTCTCTCATTTTGAAACCCTTTTACGGCTTGGTATTGTTCATCGagtaaattgattttctttaatataatcatatcTCTTTCCTAGCAAATATAGGTAAGAGTCTATCATTTGCCTATTCATTTCTCCTTACAAGTTTGTTTCTCATAGAAGAAAAACATGGAGACTAcattaaacaaattacaatGTTACTGAAAAAAATGAGTATTACTATTAATTCCAACCGTCCCAATTGACATAACATTCATCGAGTGGACGAACCCTCATAATTTTCAAGATAATCTACTCGTTTATCCGACCATCCACATGATGAATGGCACATCACTTGGGATGAAAATTTAGGGATCTTTTTTTGGATGAACAGTATTACTTGCAAAAGTTAGCGCCCTTTCAAACTTAAACAAACAGTCACAATCCAAGAAGGCAAAGTAGTTAAAGGAACAAGATTTATTTCCCAAATCAAGAGATTGATACCAAACTGCATGaatgaacaaaacaaacaaaaatacttTATATGTTTTCTGAAGTTTTTCACAAATTTTGAATGTGAAGGTACTCCTTACTCAAAATCCATTATTTCCCACTATTTAGTGCAGAAAAGGGACTCCAATTGAAAAGAATGAAGCATATgcatttaattattcaaataaaggaaaaacatCATCTAAGAAATATAATCTTGCACTATTTTCTGAATATGTTGATAAAGCAGTACATATAATTAACTCATCGAGAATAAATATGGAAGAATATCACTggttaatatgaaaaattaagaagataaTATGCAATATGACAATGTTAGTTGCAGACATGAACATGGAAGAAAAACAAGACCACGCAATCATCACTCACTCTGTTCTCGCCTTTGATACCATTTTCTACCCATTCCTCCATTGGAGATGTGCTTGAATCAGTAGTCGAAATGCTCCTATTGTCATCTTCATTCTCTTCTTTAACTGTGTCCAGTTTAGCAGAAGGAATAAGTGCTGTTCCTTGGTTTGCATCTGGAATCATCAATGGCTTTACATTCTTATCAATTTTTCTCCGCATAACCTCATAATTTGAACCATCTGATGCATGGGATGGCACAGAAGGAACAACCCCCCTGTTTTCATCTATTCCAAGGCCCCAGTGCCATGACTCTCCACAGCCACTGAAAAGGTCTATGAAGCCATAGACAAATGGAACTTTTGAAGAGCAACTCTTGCTAGCTGAGACTGCACTGCCCTCAAATGACTGGCTGCTGCTCTCTGTTACTAAGCCTGGTACCTTTCAAAGAAGAGGGTAAATCAAAGACAtgagaggaaaagaagaaagaaaaagcaaaaggaCAGTGAAATCTGAAAAAGAATCCAAAGCAAATTTTAATCCCACAAGTATGACTGAAGTTTAGGTCCTGATTCAATTTACcagacaaaaaattaaaatgttggtTCACCGTGTTAACCTTTTAAACACCACTCACGCAAGGCCCCAACCCACCCCCTCACCCCACTCTTCCCCACATtccaaattaaataacatGCAAGGCCACTGCACTCTAAATTAGATAAATCATCCTAAAATCATTTGCTTCAAAGTTTACTCTCTATCAACTCAGCTTGAAATACAAGAAATATACCCAATGATCTGCATTTTATCcataaaaattccaaaaaaatataatatcttATAGATATTATAACAGAAAATGTCAATGTCCACATTAAGATTAAGGCTAAAATACTTCGGGGTTGAAGTTCAGACCATCAAATGCaaatatcatataaataatatggTTTATGTTTTCAAGTTCATCTTGATTAATACATATATTCCAAGCTATTATAGGACACCTTAGCAGTTGgcagggggggggggggggggggttgaaatcaatattttatcttctctTTTACAGAATGGATGGTTGGATATATTCAAAAAAGCAGAATGCAGGGCAGATATTTGTGATTTTCTGGAGAGCTATAACAAGGATCCCCTAAGGAATGTCTCTTCAGAAAGAATATTCAATCAATCCCATAAGCTAATGCCAGATCATTTCCATTTACAACCTGCAAATCTACCCCTATTTAGTGCTCCCaaattgtttgaaattgaaaaaacaaatatccAATCAACCCCAAGGAAGTTAGGGGggaataaaatcattttcagagaataaaaaaaatcaaagaaacaaagtcgacaacaaaaactcagtaaaataataatgacatatGCATAGCCAATTTAAAATAAGGAATCAATGAATCACTGAGCAGACATAAGTACAGAAACAAACGATTACACcgaataatttaaatacatgtagaataagaaattaaaatttatctgaCACTCTGGGACCACAGAAGTAGCAAAGCTTACAGATTCATTCGACTGGCCAAGTGGAACAATTTCAGAGAGGAACTCTTGAGCAGCCTCCACCAGATTGAAAATCATTACTCTTCCTTCTCGAGCATTAGAGTTCGCCTacaaccgaaaaaaaaaaatttgaaattaaagcaTCAGTCTACAAATATTTGATGATGGAAACTGAACTGTGGTGCATGAAAACTGCTGCTATAATAGAAACTTTGACTTCCAGTACACAAAATTGTCAATGTGAACAAACTCTGGCAGCACAATACAGGCAAGAAAAGGTTTctatttaacaaaatagatCATCagcatcactgattattgtcACCGCAACAAAATTCATGATAAAGCATACGATACCAAAAGTCATGCAATACCTGATCTTGAAGAAGACAGAGAAGATTATCAGCATCACTTTTTGTCAAACCTTTCTCAAGAGTGATCTGCAACTTAGGACACTTGTAAGGATATCCTGGTAAGCACCTGATAAAGaagcaaacaaaaagaatCTTAATAAACAATGTGCATGGACACTGTAAGGAAACAACCATGAACACCAACTCACCAACCTAACTAAAAGAAGTGCAGAAACATCTAGATCTTCATAACCCATATCCTTTGAGTAAGGCCTGctccaaatttcaaataaagcaaaatttAATCAAGGATAGATGACTGATCACTAAAGTGTTTGAGTTAATATCCTTCAAGGTTAACAGAACCTGAGCTTGACAAGGATTTGAGGAGGAGATCCTGAAACAACTTTGCAGTCTTCTTGAAATATGGCACACCTAAAAACACaatttagggaaaaaaaagtgtaaaaaatGGGGCAAGAAACTTTGACAGCATTGTCAAAATTGTTTTACAGGATTTTGCTATTATGTGCAAAAATAATGTCACCTAAATAGGATCTTTGagcaataaaacaatcaaataCACAGACAGTGTAGATTATTCGTAATCCTAATTTCCTATAGTGTTGCTTCAAATTAAATCATCCCCTTCTAAGTCTTCATCTTATTTCCAAACCCTACTCTATCACCTTCCAGCTTGCCCATCACACCATATAAGCAGTCATCTTGCAATTATAACAATTACTATGTCCTAAGAGTTCATATACTATTGTTAaacccttttatttattttaagctCTGGGGATCAGAGGTTTTTCCTTGTCGAAACCAGGTTGATTGGTCTTCCTTTGAATCTTCTAATCTGTATACTAAATACGCAAAGCAACTAGGATCTATGTTTGAATCTACATAGgtatttgtgtgtgtgtggttCTATGAATCTTCTCATtctgttaattaaattacacaAAGCGAGACTAGTGTTTGGATTTAAATCACCATTATATATGGATTTGCGTGTGTTTGGATGATTGGATCCATGTGATAAACCcattgaatataattaaactaTGCATGTAAGGAAGCATATCAATGATAATACAGAAtgaagaacaaagaagaaTGCATAGAGAATATCCACGTATCAACAGTTTGTAATGATATGTGATCAAATATGTTTGATCAAATGTCAAACATTCTCCATTATTGCTATCTTTATGTTAGAGGGTTTCTATAATTCTAGCTATTTCAAAAGTTGTACTGCCGGTTCAGCTTTCTCCACACATGTCAAATGTTACATCATATAGAATGGCTCACATCCAAAGAACCAAGTTAAGCAAAGTTTCACAAAAGATATGCCAAACTGACCCATGCAAACATCAAGTAGTCTTCTCTCAGATAACTTAACTCAATGGAAAAAATCATGTTTCAATCATAAGTTACATTAATCATTCGGCAGGATTCCAACCATTTCACTAAATAACTCATCCAAATGTTCTTtccaataaataaacaaagcaTCACACAAATATCCAACCCACTTAAATTCGAGTTTAAGAATAAAACCTTCATCCAAAGTCACTTGAATAACAGCAAGAATGACTTACAAGGCGGTGATCTCCTCAGAGAGAAGCTCATTGTCATCAACAGTACTAGAAGAATGATCTTTGCTCTGTGCTCTTCCTTTACTCCTCCTCCCACTCCCTCctcctttcttcttcttccccattaaaaaatgaattgaagcGGCAACAGCTCCTCCTCTGGCTCTTTCTCGAATGCACTCGTTAAACCCAATTCACAAATAAATGCAGAAACAGATGAAACTTGACAAACCCAAGAACCCCTTCTGTTATTTCCCTCCAAAAATGAAACAGCTTACTCAACGCCGATGATTCACTTTCACATCTCAATGAAGCTGTAGAAATTTCAAGGATCTTGAAACTTGATAGTAAAAAAACGAGAGCGTTATGTTAATATTGATTGGATTGATAGTGGAAAACtggaaataataaatgagaagAATATTTAAAGTTTGCGTTTAAAATTTCGCTTGGAAAAAAAGAACTTGTCAAGTTGAAGCTGGTGGCGCACTGtcaaattggaaaataaaattattaatattacgtcaataattattttaatttttgtacgatagaatgaataaataaagtaataaaccatgtataaaaataaaataaatttactacaaaaattttgttcctctttaaataatattatgctTACTTAATTTGAACATTTAGGTAAATTATGCTTATAACACCAATCATTTAATACTATGAgtatgatattaattaattttattattaattttgttgatttacTTGGGACTCAAGCTTCAGCTCATAGACtcctttctttattattttcatttttgttttaattatgaCATACAACTTTGTATGAGTGTccatatttaaaagaaatatatatatatatatatgctgtTGCTCTACTTTATTctatgaaaaaaatagaatttcaTTGGATTTACTTGGGACTCAAGCTTCAGCTCATAGacttctttctttattattttcatttttgttttaattatgaCATACAACTTTGTATGAGTGtccaaatttaaaagaaatatatatatgctgTTGCTCTACTTTATTctatgaaaaaaatagaatttcattggattgaattatttaatatttattgtgtACTACATGATACAACTTGATTCATTGGCATAGcttataagaaaattcaaacatCCTAATATTAACTAttagttatttaaaattatttttcaagataGAAAAAGTTAGTAATTAAAGATTGTATTCAACTTTTATCTATGACATGTcggttattaatttatcacatAGGTACATGTCGTCAtagaatatgaaatttttatgacAATTCGTTTATATAATCAGAATTGATATGAAATATCGGAGGTAAAAGTACATGACTAGTCGGTTTTAGGTTCATCTTGTAAATGAATTATCATACACTTTATGAAATCTGTACGGCCTTACATTCATGAGTATTGCTTATTTAATGGTTGAAAGTACCCTCATTCCCAACTCTCGTCGGACGGGAAAAGCAAAATCCCTAACCGCTCCCGGTCTCCCACGCCATCGCACCTCGTTGTTCTCACGCCACAGCCGCCGCTGCTCGCACCCTCGCACCTTTTGCTGGTATATCGAATAATTTCGGTGTTTTTAATGGTGATTACTGCTTTTGTGTTTATTAAGGAAAATGTTATTCAAAGCTACTGAATTTGATGTTTTAATAGAGATTATTATGCAGAAAAATCGTAAGACGTATTACGAAATAATTTCTGATTAATTGCTGTTCAGAGTTTAGTATGTGGGCAGAATTTTAACCTTGAACTTATTGTCTAGTGATTGtcatgcaaaaaaataaataaataaatgaaaatcatgATTCTGAAAATAAGATTACATGAAAAGGGTAATGAAAACTTGTTCATTTGTGACTGATTGATTCTGTTATTGCTAGTTGATTGTAGTTGACAATTGGAGTTCCTCATACTGGAGTGAACGTGAAACAACAAATATTAGCTAGTGGCATTGCCACTTTTTTGCGAAATCTGCTTGTGTTAGTATCTATACATACCACTGTAGGTTCATGTTTGGTTTCTATATGGGTCTATGTTTTAGTTGTGTATTGGTGGTGGGGAAACATAGTAAAACCAATGCCAGAATGTTTGGCGTCATTCAAAGGACCCTATGCTTCTAACTCAATACAACATTGCAAATTTTGAAGGTTTTGTATTTGAACACTTGCTAAATCATTTAGTTTTCTGTATACTGTATTGTGAGTTATTGTTTGGGATTTTGATGTGGTGGATGGATATCTTTGGTTTCTACTGATGGATGTATTCAACTTTCTCCGTgggttgaaattttaaaaactagtGACTTATCAGGCTCttgtttttgggttttttttttttccagattTGTATTCTTCTCCTACATGGGGTCTACAACTGAGGCGGAGTATGCTGCATTTCTTGAGAAGGTGAAGCGGACAGTTTACCTCGACAACCTCTCGCCTCAAGTTACAGAACCTGTCATTAGAACCGCACTCGATCAGTTTGGGAATGTCAAAAACGTTCAATTTATCCCAAACTACACAGAGTTCAGGAATATCCCACACTGTGCTTTGGTGGAgatggagaacttgaagcaAGCCAAGGATGTGGTCACATCTTTGCACGAGTTTCCATTCATGATGTCAGGAATGCCAAGGCCTGTGAGGGCACGGGCTGCTGAAGTGGAGATGTTTGATGATCACCCGGCAAAACCTGGTCAAAGAATACAATTCCAATGGTTGGATCCCAATGATCCTGATTTTGAGGTAGCACAAAGGTTGAAGCGCCTTGCTCGGAAACATGCCGCTGAAGCTTCGTTTGTGCTCAAGGTAAGTCTCGTGTTCTTACAATAACTACTGCAGTCGCTTTTAGTTATTCATCGTGCATTTTTCTTTATCGAACTTGTCTCCGAAATTCTGGACCTGCCTTTTTCTCATCTAAGTGGCGATATCCATTTCGTGTAGGAACAACTGGAGCAGGAAGAGCAGCTCGCAAATCAGCAAGAAGAAACCcttaaacaaaattacaagaagTATGAGACACTAGAGGGCATTATGTCTGATGGAACTGCACATCGTTTGGGACGCCGCTATGATGTGAGAATCCATGATGATTGATAATTTGTGTGAATCTTTTGGTTGGGCTTCTAATGAACATATCTGTAAATTTCAATGGACTTCAATGCTGGATATACAAATGACTCTAATGTtttgccaaaaagaaaaatgaaaaaaaatgaaaaaaaaaattgatatactCAAATATG encodes:
- the LOC102617770 gene encoding eIF-2-alpha kinase GCN2 isoform X2, whose protein sequence is MIFNLVEAAQEFLSEIVPLGQSNESVPGLVTESSSQSFEGSAVSASKSCSSKVPFVYGFIDLFSGCGESWHWGLGIDENRGVVPSVPSHASDGSNYEVMRRKIDKNVKPLMIPDANQGTALIPSAKLDTVKEENEDDNRSISTTDSSTSPMEEWVENGIKGENRDSLLQDHGSNNDGGDTEIDRLESFSFASLGQDQASQDIEKDLILVHLLRLACQSTGSLTDALPQIATELYNLGIFSERGRDLASKPSSQFNKTFNQVFHQKMVSSRVSQFWKPSVDSGGPNMSLPSSRYLNDFEELQPLGHGGFGHVVLCKNKLDGRHYAVKKIRLKDKSLPVNDRILREVATLSRLQHQHVVRYYQAWFETGVADFDGDSMWGSGTVASSTFSNRAASSADVIGQENKLESTYLYIQMEYCPRTLRQVFESYDHFDKELAWHLFRQIVEGLAHIHGQGIIHRDLTPNNIFFDARNDIKIGDFGLAKFLKLEQLDQDAAFPTDTGGVSVDGTGQVGTYFYTAPEIEQGWPKIDEKADMYSLGIVFFELWHPFSTAMERQIVLSDLKQKGELPPSWVAKFSEQESLLRRLMSPSPSDRPSATELLQDALPPQMEYELLDNILRMMHSSEDTSIYDKVVSSLFDEETLDMKHHAGTLRLNRDNTSSIQYSDLDTELRDYVVQVTKEMFRQHCAKHLEIEPMYLLGDCPQFKRNTVKLLTHGGDLLELSHELRLPFIRWAISNQKSSFKRYEISSVYRRAIGHSPPNRYLQGDFDIIGGASALTEAEVLKVTMDIVTRFFHAESCDIHLNHGDLLEAIWSWAGIKAEHREKVAELLSMMGSLRPQSSEWKSKWVVIRRQLLQELNLAEAVVNRLQTVGLRFCGSADQALPRLRGALPTDKPTRKALDELYDLFSYLRIWRIEKNIYIDALMPPIESYHRNLFFQVFSVKEKYPATLVEGTLLAVGGRYDYLLHRMWDREYVGYAPRTNPPSGVGASLALETIIQHYPVDFKPVRNEAGTSVLVCSRGGGGLLVERMELVAELWEENIKAQFVPVPDPSLTEQYEYASEHDIKCLVILTDTGAQKGLVKVRHLDVKKEKEVQRESLVRFLLDAIASQFRNPSLWS